From a single Camelus bactrianus isolate YW-2024 breed Bactrian camel chromosome 11, ASM4877302v1, whole genome shotgun sequence genomic region:
- the AS3MT gene encoding arsenite methyltransferase isoform X1, whose translation MTLSPAGPEHQVQTGDRTAPSVALRRRLGPDPAGRGRPAQRRGSGLPAPGRGLGSTGLAAAGDPSPRVRRPRRRQYYGCGLVIPECLENCWILDLGSGSGRDCYALSQLVGEKGHVTGIDMTEGQVEVAKKYMNYHMEKYGFRAPNVTFIYGYIEKLGEAGIKNESYDIVISNCVINLVPDKQRVLQEVYRVLKHGGELYFSDVYASLELPEEIRTHKILWGECLGGALYWKDLAILAQNVGFCPPRLVTANLITVQNKELESVIGDCRFVSATFRLFKLPMTGPTERCQVTYNGGITGHEKGLVFDANFTFKKGETVEVDEETAAILKNSRFAQDFLIRPIGEKLPTRGGCTALQAKDIITDPFQLAEESDHMKSRCPPDAAGGCCDTKKCCKNYN comes from the exons ATGACACTGAGCccagcagggccagagcatcaGGTACAGACAGGTGACAGGACTGCGCCGAGCGTCGCGCTGAGGCGGCGGTTGGGTCCCGacccggcggggcggggccggccagCTCAGCGGCGGGGATCAGGCCTGCCTGCcccggggcggggcctcgggagcACCGGGCTGGCTGCGGCGGGGGACCCAAGTCCTAGAGTCCGGAGACCGAGGAGGAGACA GTATTATGGCTGTGGTCTGGTCATCCCTGAGTGTCTGGAAAACTGCTGGATTTTGGACCTGGGTAGTGGAAGTGGCCGAGATTGCTATGCACTTAGTCAGCTGGTTGGTGAAAAGGGACATGTCACTGGAATAGACATGACAGAAGGTCAG gtAGAAGTGGCTAAGAAGTACATGAACTATCACATGGAAAAATACGGCTTCCGGGCACCCAATGTGACTTTCATTTATGGCTACATAGAGAAATTGGGAGAGGCTGGAATCAAGAATGAGAGTTATGATATTGTTAT atcaAACTGTGTCATTAACCTTGTACCTGACAAACAACGAGTGCTGCAGGAGGTGTATCGAGTACTAAAG CATGGAGGAGAGCTGTATTTCAGTGACGTCTATGCTAGCCTTGAATTGCCAGAGGAAATCAGGACACACAAAATATTATGGG gtGAGTGCCTGGGTGGCGCTTTGTACTGGAAGGACCTTGCTATCCTTGCCCAAAACGTTGGCTTCTGCCCTCCACGTTTGGTCACTGCCAATCTCATTACAGTTCAAAATAAGGAACTAGAAAGTGTGATCG GTGACTGTCGTTTTGTTTCTGCAACATTTCGCCTCTTCAAGCTCCCTATGACAGGACCAACTGAAAGATGCCAAGTTACTTACAATGGAGGAATCACAGGACATGAAAAAGGACTGGTATTTGATGCGAATTTCACATTTAAG AAAGGTGAAACTGTTGAAGTAGATGAAGAAACAGCAGCTATCTTGAAGAATTCACGATTTGCCCAAGATTTTCTGATCAGACCAATTGGAGAGAAGTTGCCAACACGTGGAGGCTGCACTGCTTTACAAGCAAAG